The window CTGCGACTTCAGTCGTGTCCGCAACTGGTACCTGGAAGATTGGGCCAAGTACTTTAGACAAACCATCATGCTATCTGGCTTCAACACACCCGAGTTGTCGGAACTGCAGAGGCTCTACTGCCACAACTGGGCCGGCAAGGTTCGGCTACAGCCAGAGTATGCAGGCGTTATCCACCAGCTCGGAATCAAAGCCAAGCAGACGTTCTCGCGGGTTCAATCCGAATCGCTCGAGGACGAACCGGACGCGAGGTTCGAGTACTTTGTCTCGGCCATTGTGCCGACGCTTGTCAAGCGGGCCAAGGACCCGACCGGCACCCTCCTCTTCGTACCCTCGTACCTCGACTTTGTTCGGGTCCGAAACTACTTTGCAAATTCCCCGACCATGAGCAGCATTACGTTCGGCGCCATATCCGAGTACACCGACGTGCCACAGGCGTCTCGGGCGCGATCGCATTTCCtcaacggccggcaccgcGTGCTGCTGTACACGGAGCGAGCGCATCACTTCCGGCGGTACCAGCTCAGCGGCGTCCAGAGGGTCATCTTCTACGGCCTCCCAGACAACGGTCTATTCTACCAAGAGATTGCGGGCGGATACCTGGGCAAGAGCGAGCAGGACCTGGTCATTGAGCCGGGGCAGGGCGCCGTGAGGGCGCTGTTCTCCAAGTATGACGTTATGAAGCTGGAGCGCATCGCCGGATCGAAGCGAGTGGGGAAGATGATACAGGACAGGGGGGATACGTTTGACTTTCTATGAGAGCAGCGGGCGGGAAGTAGCACGAGCGCAGGAATTGAACTCGTTTGGCTGGGGTAGACGTCTCATGAAGATGATATAGATGGATATATGTACATGTCTGCATCATTGCGCATGGGGACCTTGGCTGCCACGTAGGTTGTTTGTCGCGCTCGCCCCTCGTCACCTCGTCCGTTGCCGAggcccgtcggccgtctttTTTGCGGAGGGGGGCACTATTTCGGCCGCcatgccctcggccgccaggCTCTCCATCCGGGCCATGTAAGTGGCCTCGCCATCGTTGACTTCCTCGGAGGGCGCGCCGTCCAGGCTCGTCTGCATGGCCATGAAGCGCTggaccatggcctcgaggtcctcCTGACCCCGAAACTGGGTCACCTTCTTTACGTTCTGGTTCGTCACGGGGGTGGACTGGCGACCGAGGAGGCGGTCTCTGGCCAGGGTTTTGGCCGTCATCATGAAGCGCGAGTCCTtggggccgtcgacgaattCGAGGATGGCACTCTCGCCCTGATCGTACGTATTTTTGGGTTCGGTGCGGACGACGCGAGTGTAGCCTCCCTCACGGGCAAGGTACCGATTCCGCAGCTCGCCGAAGAGCTTGGGGAGGAGGACGTGCGGCGTCTACGGACGGCGTGAGTTGTCAGTCGTGCCGACCTCAGGCCGAGGGCAGGGGGTGGGAGGACGTACGTAGAGAATGCCTTGGGCAGACCGTCTGCAGGGTTCATTGTTCCTCTTGGCGAGAGTGATGAGCTTGTCGGCCATGCGCTGGGCCTCCTTGGCTTTCGCGTACGTCGTCTGGATGTGCTCATACTGGACCAGCTGGGTGACGAGGCCGCGCAGCAGAGCCTGGCGCGCAGACGAGTTGCGGCTCAGATGGCGGTACTTGACGGCACCGCCAGCCATTTTGTAGGCGGTGTTGGGTGTGTGtttgtgtgtgcgtgtgtgtgtgtgtgtgtgtgtgaaTAGGTGcacaggggggggggggggttgttTCGGAGCTGGCAGGCAAGAATCAAGCACTGCTGGTAGGGACTTTATCGAGAAGTTGCTGCTTAGAAAAAGGGTTGGCTGTCGATCGCGCAGCTCGGAGACTGGCGGGATTGGTTTTTGGTTGGTTTTTTTTGGCGGAGCCGCTTGACTGGCTTACAGTattttaagtacttactgtagttgtcAGTGTAGTTGTCGAGTgttacagtagttgtagttattaatactgtacttgctctaTTGCCGCACTGgaaggtacttacttgtagaTAGATATTACAGGTACAACGCAAACGTCACTTGCCTTACAAGGTACAGCGCTAACCTGCTATTCGTAAGTACCACTTCTAATCAGAGCGCTagacgagtacttacttactacaTACCTATTCTACTGCGACCAGCTGAATTACTGTTCATTCAAACGTCAATTCCTCACCAACGTACGCACGACAGCGAACTGCGATTGAAACAACGCCCTGCCGCTGGCGAGCTTCCGGGCAGGAACACACCATGAGAAGCTGCGTATAGGCCTACGAAACGTTCACATTCGTCCGGTACATTGCATTCACGGCAGTCGAGCAACAGGCGACTCCCGCAAGCAGACAGGCTACGTCGTCCATCACGACCGCCGTCATGGGTTTCGCCACAGGCTTCGTACGCCAACCCACCTGCTCACACTGCCAGTTGGCCTCTCTAACCGTCGCTGCAGACCGGCGGCGTCACGCTGACGCTCTCACTCGCCTACCTCTCCGTCCTCGCGCACCAGCGCAACCGCGAGCAGCAGAGCAGATCCATCCGTGCCCAGGCGCTCGTGCTGCAGAATCTCGTCGACCCGATCCCTCAACCGCTGCCACCTACACGCTCCGAAATTGCTGCCGCGCaacggacggcgacgatcGAGGTGGCCAAGGACCGATGGAACGAGGAGGTCGGCAACGCCGTCCGGTGGGTGCAAGGCACCGACTGGGATGAGGTCCGTGAAGGTATGGAAGCGCGCATTTCGGGGCTGTGGGCGGCGGCATTTGGAGAGTCGGCGGAGGATTCCGGAAAGGCTGATGCAAAGCTCGAGCGGGTGGCGAGAAGGACAGAAGGTGCCGGCAAGGATACCGGCAGAACCgttgcgacggcggcgaagggtGCCTTGGAAGGAGCAAAAGAGAGGGCCGAAGGATTCAGGTCTACGCTCGAGGacaaggcgctcgaggcaCGACTCAGCGGCAAAAGCCAGATCTCCAACGTGTCGACCGAGGTGAAGGAGAAGGCAGTCGAGACGCAGGGCATCATCTCATCGACACTCGAAAAGGGACGAGACATGGTGGGCAAGGTCAAGACTGCTGTAGGCATCGCCACAGGCGTTGCTGAAGTCAAGACGACATCGGCAACGAAGGAGAATGCTGCGTCTCCAGTCGAGAAGGCATTGCAGCAGCGGTACGAGAAGCAAGAAGCAAAGGCGAACCGCTCGGTGGCCGAGGTGCTGAAGGAGCGGTACACGCCAATGGACCAGCGGGACAACACTGTGCTCAGAGGGCTGTGAAGGAACGGATGCCGCGTGAGGGCGGTGGTGCGGTGGTGCGGCGGTGCGGACGG of the Drechmeria coniospora strain ARSEF 6962 chromosome 01, whole genome shotgun sequence genome contains:
- a CDS encoding putative ribosomal protein YmL8, which encodes MAGGAVKYRHLSRNSSARQALLRGLVTQLVQYEHIQTTYAKAKEAQRMADKLITLAKRNNEPCRRSAQGILYTPHVLLPKLFGELRNRYLAREGGYTRVVRTEPKNTYDQGESAILEFVDGPKDSRFMMTAKTLARDRLLGRQSTPVTNQNVKKVTQFRGQEDLEAMVQRFMAMQTSLDGAPSEEVNDGEATYMARMESLAAEGMAAEIVPPSAKKTADGPRQRTR